A part of Paenibacillus sp. sptzw28 genomic DNA contains:
- the gyrA gene encoding DNA gyrase subunit A — translation MSILEQFLPAFLEEVVGDRFGRYSKYIIQDRAIPDVRDGLKPVQRRILYAMYDAGNTPDKPYRKSAKTVGDVMGNYHPHGDSSIYEGMVRMAQPWKMGHTLVDGHGNWGSLDDDPAAAMRYTEARLSAIAMELLRDIEKRTVLFKDNFDNTTKEPVVLPSRYPNLLVNGVSGISSGFATEIPPHNLREVIDACVAVMENPQLALEQLMAIVKGPDFPTGGLIMGEEGIREAYETGKGRIHVRSKTSIEDMKGGREQIVITEIPYQVVKSRLVTAMENIRIEKKVEGIAEVRDESGRNGLRIVVELKKDADAQGILAYLLKKTDLQVTYNFNMVAIVNKTPKQLGLKDMMTAYIAHQREVVTHRTRYELEKAEDRAHVLEGLVKALNLLDEIIAAIKASKNRQDAQNNLVEKFGFTERQADAILTLQLYRLTNLEITSLEKELKEIQKRIAYFRSILASEKKLIGVIKDELLEIREKYGIDRRSDIQGEVEELKVNLEVIVPAEDVLVTLSQNGYIKRTSKLSFTRSGGELGSAGVKEGDVVRTLLDVSTIDQLLLFTRKGQYYQLPVHLIPEFKWKDTGTAVVNVVPLPKDDSIVSVIPVKDFEEADRSLVFVTKRGQVKRTELKEYRSTRSTAIAAVKLGEGDDVLRVSLSDGGQDLLLVSKLGMSIRFMESEVNAMGRVAAGVRGIQLKEEDEIVAAEWVSGDEGEVLVLTELGYGKRSLLLDYPVQGRGGKGVATFEFKEGKRVRSNGERLIGALLCKEERELLLLTSSGAQLTASTEKAPIEDRKSIGKLLAPVDKKDVLTTFFPKADV, via the coding sequence ATGAGCATCTTAGAACAGTTTTTGCCGGCGTTTCTGGAGGAGGTCGTAGGCGACCGCTTCGGACGCTATTCCAAATACATCATTCAAGACCGTGCCATTCCTGATGTGCGCGACGGACTGAAGCCTGTCCAGAGGCGTATTTTATACGCGATGTATGATGCAGGGAACACGCCTGACAAGCCCTACCGCAAGTCGGCCAAAACAGTGGGCGACGTTATGGGTAACTATCACCCGCACGGCGACTCCTCGATATACGAAGGTATGGTCCGTATGGCTCAGCCTTGGAAGATGGGGCATACGCTCGTTGACGGCCATGGCAACTGGGGTTCCCTTGACGATGATCCGGCGGCGGCGATGCGTTACACGGAAGCCCGGCTGTCCGCTATCGCGATGGAGCTCCTTCGGGATATTGAGAAACGGACGGTCTTATTCAAAGACAATTTCGATAATACGACGAAAGAACCGGTCGTACTGCCTTCCCGCTATCCGAATCTGCTTGTTAATGGGGTCAGCGGTATTTCCTCCGGGTTCGCTACCGAAATTCCTCCGCACAACCTGCGCGAAGTGATCGACGCCTGTGTTGCGGTAATGGAGAACCCGCAGCTTGCGCTCGAGCAATTAATGGCTATCGTAAAAGGACCTGATTTCCCGACCGGCGGACTTATAATGGGCGAGGAAGGCATTCGGGAAGCGTACGAAACCGGAAAAGGCCGGATCCATGTCCGTTCAAAAACGTCTATCGAAGACATGAAGGGCGGACGCGAGCAAATCGTAATTACGGAAATACCATACCAGGTCGTAAAGTCACGCCTTGTTACGGCAATGGAAAACATCCGGATCGAGAAAAAGGTTGAAGGTATCGCAGAAGTCCGCGACGAAAGCGGCCGCAACGGGCTTCGCATCGTCGTTGAGCTGAAGAAGGACGCCGACGCTCAGGGAATTCTCGCTTATTTGCTGAAGAAAACGGACCTCCAGGTGACCTATAACTTCAATATGGTCGCCATTGTGAATAAAACGCCCAAGCAGCTCGGCTTGAAGGACATGATGACGGCGTACATCGCTCACCAGAGAGAAGTCGTTACACACCGCACCAGGTATGAGCTTGAGAAAGCGGAAGACCGTGCCCACGTTCTGGAAGGTCTCGTAAAAGCGCTTAATTTGCTCGATGAGATCATTGCTGCGATTAAAGCGTCAAAAAACCGGCAGGATGCACAGAACAACCTCGTTGAGAAGTTCGGTTTCACCGAACGTCAAGCCGATGCGATACTGACGCTCCAGCTTTACCGGTTGACCAATCTTGAAATTACCTCACTCGAAAAGGAACTGAAGGAGATTCAGAAAAGGATCGCCTATTTTCGTTCCATTCTCGCATCCGAGAAGAAGCTGATCGGCGTGATCAAGGACGAACTGCTTGAGATTCGCGAGAAATACGGCATTGACCGACGTTCCGATATTCAGGGTGAAGTAGAGGAGCTCAAAGTGAACTTGGAGGTTATCGTACCGGCCGAGGATGTGCTTGTCACACTCAGCCAGAACGGTTATATCAAACGAACCTCCAAGCTGTCATTTACAAGGTCCGGTGGCGAGCTTGGCAGCGCAGGAGTGAAGGAAGGCGACGTCGTCCGTACATTGCTTGACGTTAGTACCATAGACCAGCTCCTGCTGTTCACGCGTAAAGGCCAATACTATCAGCTGCCGGTGCATCTGATCCCGGAATTTAAATGGAAAGATACCGGCACGGCGGTTGTGAATGTCGTACCGCTGCCGAAGGACGATTCGATCGTAAGCGTCATTCCGGTGAAAGACTTTGAAGAAGCGGACCGCTCGCTTGTGTTTGTTACCAAGCGGGGGCAGGTAAAGCGTACGGAGCTGAAGGAGTACCGCTCGACGCGTTCAACCGCTATAGCGGCCGTCAAGCTCGGGGAAGGTGACGATGTGCTTCGCGTATCCCTCAGTGACGGAGGTCAGGATTTGCTGCTTGTGAGCAAGCTCGGCATGAGTATTCGTTTCATGGAGAGCGAGGTCAACGCAATGGGACGCGTTGCTGCGGGTGTACGCGGCATTCAGCTTAAGGAAGAGGATGAAATCGTGGCTGCCGAATGGGTGTCGGGCGATGAGGGTGAAGTGCTTGTCCTGACTGAGCTCGGCTACGGCAAACGGTCGCTTCTGCTGGACTATCCGGTACAAGGCCGGGGCGGCAAGGGCGTTGCTACCTTTGAATTCAAAGAAGGCAAGCGGGTACGCTCCAACGGTGAGCGGCTTATCGGCGCGCTGCTTTGCAAAGAAGAACGCGAGCTTCTGCTTTTGACTTCCTCAGGCGCGCAGCTCACGGCTTCAACCGAGAAAGCGCCGATCGAGGACCGGAAATCAATCGGAAAACTCCTCGCACCCGTCGACAAAAAGGATGTCCTTACTACCTTCTTCCCAAAGGCGGATGTGTAG
- a CDS encoding MarR family winged helix-turn-helix transcriptional regulator, whose amino-acid sequence MVTAEFARLWMKLTKDWKMHLEDALAPGLTEGQLVVLELLIQLQPMKPSDLLAFLTTTPAAITTLLDRMERGGLVERNRDENDRRIVWVTVTEKGEAEAKRGIALRDAYIGEALDRISSHNQQLLVYLLGKVANS is encoded by the coding sequence ATCGTAACTGCCGAATTTGCCCGATTGTGGATGAAGCTGACGAAGGATTGGAAAATGCACCTGGAGGATGCTCTGGCCCCGGGTTTGACGGAAGGTCAACTGGTGGTTTTGGAACTGCTTATACAGCTTCAGCCGATGAAACCGTCGGACTTGCTGGCATTTCTCACGACAACGCCGGCTGCAATTACGACTCTGCTTGACAGGATGGAGCGCGGCGGCTTAGTTGAACGCAACCGTGATGAGAACGATAGACGGATCGTATGGGTAACCGTCACGGAGAAAGGAGAAGCGGAAGCGAAACGTGGAATCGCGTTACGGGATGCTTATATCGGGGAAGCATTGGATCGCATTTCTTCGCACAATCAACAATTGCTGGTCTATTTACTTGGCAAGGTCGCTAACTCGTAA
- a CDS encoding CapA family protein, with the protein MRLISTLLIAIILLTGCLNGPSLDKPIAGAGTGNEQISSEPQAEAKPEDTSFHTDGEQPGYVQPPENKRNDADYPEADGDTEAVWMAVGDIMMHMPQLPAAYDKQRKRYNFNPFFEQVKPILEEGDWTLANLETPIAGKSLGYSGFPRFNAPSELAEALKYAGFNIITTANNHALDRGAEGLRLTLNNLLAQGFTVKGTARSKAEADKLTIVKHKGIRMGLLAYTYGTNGIALPKNKPYAVSIIEEATIIRDIGRLREAGADFITVALHFGTEYQAQPNDRQKALARKLIAAGADIIAGSHPHVVQPYETVETTAGDGSPRRGLIIYSMGNFLSNQRGDMKDFGVIYKVRIHKDKSGMTTIGDVQPIPTWVYRSGLKGSYRYMILPLERAVDSRQIKELTDADYESLIRSLDVMVQRITSMAAASNTKK; encoded by the coding sequence ATGCGATTGATATCGACATTACTGATCGCCATTATACTGCTGACAGGTTGTCTGAATGGGCCGTCCCTCGACAAACCAATAGCCGGCGCAGGTACAGGAAATGAACAAATTAGCAGTGAACCGCAGGCTGAAGCGAAGCCGGAAGACACCTCATTCCACACAGATGGTGAACAGCCGGGTTATGTTCAGCCGCCGGAAAATAAACGGAATGACGCCGATTATCCCGAGGCTGACGGGGACACCGAAGCGGTGTGGATGGCGGTCGGCGACATCATGATGCATATGCCGCAGCTTCCGGCCGCTTACGATAAACAACGGAAGCGTTATAACTTTAATCCGTTCTTCGAACAAGTGAAACCCATTCTTGAAGAAGGCGACTGGACACTTGCCAACCTGGAGACGCCTATAGCCGGCAAATCGCTCGGATATTCGGGATTTCCGCGATTCAATGCTCCGTCCGAGCTTGCTGAAGCGCTTAAGTACGCAGGCTTCAATATAATTACAACCGCCAATAATCACGCGCTTGACCGCGGTGCCGAAGGCTTAAGACTGACCTTGAACAATCTGCTCGCGCAGGGGTTTACCGTGAAAGGAACGGCCCGTTCCAAGGCTGAGGCCGATAAGCTGACAATAGTCAAGCATAAGGGCATTCGAATGGGCTTGCTTGCATATACGTACGGCACCAACGGTATTGCACTGCCGAAGAATAAACCGTATGCGGTTTCTATTATCGAAGAAGCGACGATTATTCGGGATATCGGCCGTCTCCGCGAGGCAGGCGCCGATTTTATCACGGTGGCCCTCCATTTCGGGACGGAATATCAAGCCCAGCCAAACGATAGGCAGAAAGCGCTCGCCCGTAAGCTGATAGCTGCAGGCGCGGATATTATTGCAGGGTCCCACCCTCATGTCGTTCAGCCCTACGAAACGGTAGAGACGACTGCCGGGGATGGTTCTCCAAGACGGGGGCTGATTATCTATTCCATGGGTAACTTCCTCTCCAATCAGCGGGGCGACATGAAGGATTTCGGAGTAATATACAAGGTTCGCATCCATAAAGATAAGTCAGGAATGACAACGATCGGCGATGTCCAGCCGATTCCGACGTGGGTATACCGCAGCGGCCTCAAAGGCTCTTATCGCTATATGATCCTTCCGCTGGAGCGAGCGGTCGATTCACGGCAAATCAAGGAGCTTACCGATGCGGATTATGAATCGTTAATCCGCAGCTTGGATGTAATGGTTCAAAGGATTACGTCAATGGCTGCTGCATCGAATACTAAAAAATGA
- a CDS encoding RluA family pseudouridine synthase translates to MFRDHQPAASRKLPILYEDNHLLAVVKPPGILSQADDTGEPDMVNLLKEDLKERYAKPGNVYVGLVHRLDRPVGGAMLFAKTSKAASRLSDAVRRRSFEKIYVAVAHGSPAAPSGRLRHYLRKDASRNLVSVHNAPSHETKEALLDYAVVAKRPDCSLIAVRLLTGRPHQIRAQMAAIGCPLLQDRKYGAPAQDGEQDIALWSALIGVTHPVTKEWMTFRSIPPRTEPWTRFDESDFIGIRDLLPAEGSNG, encoded by the coding sequence ATGTTTCGCGATCATCAGCCGGCGGCTTCCCGGAAGCTGCCGATTTTGTATGAGGATAATCATTTGCTTGCCGTGGTCAAGCCGCCGGGCATTTTATCTCAAGCGGACGACACCGGCGAACCCGATATGGTTAACCTGCTCAAGGAAGATCTGAAAGAACGCTATGCCAAGCCCGGCAATGTCTATGTAGGGCTTGTTCACCGCCTGGACCGTCCCGTCGGCGGAGCCATGCTTTTCGCGAAGACCTCCAAAGCGGCTTCACGGCTATCCGATGCGGTCCGCCGCCGTTCGTTCGAGAAAATCTACGTAGCTGTAGCCCACGGCTCTCCTGCGGCTCCTTCCGGCCGTCTAAGGCATTATCTACGCAAGGATGCGAGCCGCAATCTGGTATCGGTCCATAACGCTCCGTCTCACGAAACCAAAGAAGCGCTGCTCGATTATGCTGTAGTCGCCAAACGGCCGGACTGCTCGCTCATTGCCGTGAGACTTCTCACCGGGAGGCCTCATCAAATACGGGCGCAAATGGCGGCGATCGGCTGCCCCCTGCTCCAGGACCGTAAATACGGCGCGCCAGCACAGGATGGCGAGCAAGACATCGCGCTTTGGTCTGCATTAATTGGTGTCACCCATCCCGTAACGAAGGAATGGATGACATTTCGCTCCATCCCGCCGAGAACGGAACCGTGGACCCGTTTCGACGAATCCGATTTTATAGGTATCCGTGATCTATTACCTGCAGAAGGATCAAACGGGTGA
- a CDS encoding class I SAM-dependent methyltransferase, translating into MYKADQWKDYELLDTGGGEKLERWGSYVLRRPDPQIIWPIADETGRWKTADGHYHRSSSGGGEWDFRTKMPDRWTISYGDLKFHIKPTSFKHTGLFPEQAVNWSWMMDKIRSAKRPIRVLNLFAYTGGATIAAASAGAEVCHVDAAKGMVQWAKENAQLSGLENSRVRYITDDVFKFVQREQRRGRQYDAIIMDPPSYGRGPNGEMWKLEENLYPFLESCTTILSPDPLFVLVNSYTTGLSPSVLHNLLHMTMGRKSGGTIHCGEIGLPITASGLTLPCGILGRWEAE; encoded by the coding sequence ATGTACAAGGCTGATCAATGGAAAGATTACGAACTGCTGGACACAGGCGGAGGCGAGAAGCTGGAGCGCTGGGGCTCGTACGTGCTGAGACGCCCGGACCCGCAAATCATATGGCCGATTGCAGACGAGACGGGACGCTGGAAAACGGCTGACGGTCATTATCACCGGAGCTCCTCCGGCGGCGGCGAATGGGATTTCCGCACGAAAATGCCCGACAGGTGGACGATCTCTTACGGCGATTTGAAATTTCACATCAAGCCGACCAGCTTCAAGCATACCGGACTTTTTCCCGAGCAGGCGGTCAACTGGAGCTGGATGATGGACAAGATCCGCAGCGCGAAGCGGCCGATCCGGGTCTTGAATCTTTTTGCCTATACAGGCGGAGCTACGATAGCGGCCGCTTCTGCCGGAGCGGAGGTGTGCCATGTGGACGCCGCCAAGGGAATGGTCCAGTGGGCCAAAGAAAACGCTCAGCTGTCAGGACTCGAGAACAGCCGGGTCCGCTACATAACCGACGATGTGTTCAAATTCGTACAGCGCGAGCAGCGGCGAGGGCGCCAGTATGACGCCATCATCATGGATCCGCCTTCGTACGGGCGCGGTCCAAACGGCGAGATGTGGAAGCTTGAGGAGAACCTGTACCCTTTCCTGGAATCCTGTACGACCATTTTGTCACCGGATCCGTTATTCGTGCTTGTTAATTCGTACACGACAGGCTTATCCCCGTCGGTACTGCACAACCTGCTTCACATGACAATGGGACGCAAGAGCGGCGGGACGATTCATTGCGGTGAAATCGGACTGCCCATAACCGCTTCCGGCTTGACTCTGCCATGTGGAATACTGGGCCGCTGGGAGGCCGAGTAG
- a CDS encoding response regulator transcription factor, with protein MNGNKILVVDDETEITELITLYMEQDGFVVHSTDNGEDAIMLAHELNPDLIILDISLKGLDGFEVCTRIRTVSSVPILFISCKSDDTDIIHGLTVGGDDYMTKPFSPSQLVARVKAHLRRQSVFEQRRTERELEEVMNFDGLVIDLPARTVHVMDKEVFLSAKEFDLLVQLARSPNRAFALDDLYTIVWGHDSMGDTRTLMVHISNLRKKIEPDPANPIFIVTVRGVGYKFNIKEGSSSTYVQG; from the coding sequence ATGAACGGGAATAAAATTTTGGTGGTTGATGATGAAACGGAAATCACCGAACTTATTACGTTATATATGGAGCAGGATGGCTTTGTCGTTCATTCGACGGATAACGGAGAAGATGCTATCATGCTTGCTCATGAGCTGAACCCGGATTTAATCATCCTTGACATCTCGCTGAAAGGCCTGGACGGGTTTGAAGTGTGCACGCGCATTCGGACCGTTTCCAGCGTTCCCATTTTGTTCATAAGCTGTAAAAGCGACGATACCGATATTATACACGGTCTTACGGTCGGCGGCGACGATTATATGACCAAGCCCTTCAGTCCGAGCCAGCTTGTCGCCCGTGTCAAAGCCCATCTTCGCAGACAGTCGGTGTTCGAGCAGAGGAGGACGGAGCGGGAGCTCGAGGAGGTCATGAATTTCGACGGACTCGTTATTGATTTGCCGGCCAGAACCGTCCACGTGATGGATAAAGAAGTATTTCTGTCCGCCAAAGAATTCGACCTGCTTGTGCAACTTGCCAGATCTCCGAACCGCGCTTTTGCATTGGACGATCTGTATACGATTGTATGGGGCCATGACAGTATGGGTGATACTCGTACTCTGATGGTTCATATCAGCAACCTGCGCAAGAAAATCGAGCCCGATCCGGCTAATCCGATATTTATCGTAACTGTCCGCGGGGTAGGCTACAAATTCAACATTAAGGAAGGAAGCTCAAGCACATATGTACAAGGCTGA
- a CDS encoding 7TM diverse intracellular signaling domain-containing protein, translated as MFLFIATLFIAFIAAGCSAESEYANPSAVQGELDLRNWSFEKDGDLPLTGQWAFYERRLLPPDEAAAAKDARFVTVPKSWNSYPRSYGIADGQGYGTYRLSVLIKPTEQILGLRVPNIFSAYKLWVNGKPLAAEGMVGTNRETSRAEQFPQIVAFDGNTDRLDIVVQVSNFQHRKGGIWVDLKLGENSRLIRSQTQASAQDMVLFGSLFIIGIYHIGLYALRKQERFTIHFGLLCLFVALRATVTGDSYLVQLFPVGWEMGMKIEYISFSLSAVSGYLYIYRLFPLDASRKFMKGVVGIGVALTLFVIVSPVIVFTRTLPLFQLFVLTVSLYSLAVLIIARLRKREGSAFVLIGLAVFVATILNDMLFYNEWFVYMQLVPVGLFFFILMQSFIISTRFSSALRRVEQVSSELRELNVHLEERIEERTEALRRTNETLEQRNRELGRLERSRRHLMTNISHDLRTPITLLQGYLEAIQDGVVKSGEQQQKYIRMMLGKVVGLNRLIGDLFELAKLEAGQLRFDLSEVKLSTWMEQLRDQYEIDVRSGGHVFACEYSTGTDVHGKQVEPDRILLNLDLPRMDQVMANLIYNAIKHTEAGGKIALSFTYIHGDGRVVASVSDTGIGVGAEHLPYIFDRFYKIEISRNSADGGSGLGLAIAKEIVEAHGGIIGADSVPGTGTVLWIALPASLA; from the coding sequence TTGTTTTTATTCATCGCAACACTTTTCATAGCTTTCATCGCTGCCGGCTGCAGTGCGGAGTCGGAATATGCCAATCCTTCAGCCGTCCAAGGCGAGCTGGATCTGCGCAATTGGTCCTTTGAGAAGGACGGCGACCTGCCGTTAACCGGCCAGTGGGCGTTCTATGAGCGGCGGCTGTTGCCGCCGGATGAAGCCGCGGCAGCCAAGGACGCCCGGTTTGTAACCGTCCCCAAGTCGTGGAACAGCTACCCGCGCAGTTACGGCATTGCAGACGGTCAAGGCTATGGAACGTACCGTCTGTCCGTCTTGATCAAGCCGACCGAGCAAATTCTGGGGCTTCGCGTGCCGAATATTTTTAGCGCGTACAAGCTCTGGGTTAACGGAAAGCCGCTTGCGGCCGAAGGGATGGTAGGCACAAACCGCGAAACGTCCCGCGCCGAGCAATTTCCGCAGATCGTTGCGTTTGACGGAAATACAGACCGGCTTGATATCGTCGTGCAGGTGTCCAATTTTCAGCATCGTAAAGGCGGCATCTGGGTTGATTTGAAACTTGGCGAGAACAGCCGTCTTATTCGGTCGCAAACGCAAGCATCTGCTCAGGATATGGTCTTATTCGGTAGTTTGTTCATAATAGGCATTTATCATATCGGGTTATATGCTTTGCGCAAGCAGGAACGGTTTACGATACATTTTGGGCTGCTTTGTTTGTTTGTCGCATTGCGGGCAACCGTAACCGGAGATTCTTATTTGGTGCAGTTGTTTCCAGTCGGCTGGGAAATGGGGATGAAGATAGAATATATTTCTTTTTCCTTAAGCGCAGTGAGCGGCTACTTATATATCTACCGGCTGTTTCCGCTCGATGCTTCAAGGAAGTTCATGAAGGGCGTCGTCGGCATCGGTGTGGCACTGACTTTATTCGTTATTGTCAGCCCGGTTATCGTCTTTACGAGAACGCTGCCGCTGTTTCAGCTCTTTGTTCTTACCGTCAGTCTCTACTCCTTAGCGGTACTCATTATTGCCCGTCTTAGAAAGCGGGAAGGCTCGGCATTTGTTCTGATCGGTCTGGCGGTCTTTGTAGCGACGATTCTTAACGACATGCTGTTTTATAACGAATGGTTCGTCTATATGCAGCTCGTTCCGGTTGGGCTCTTCTTCTTTATTCTCATGCAGTCGTTTATTATTTCCACAAGATTCTCAAGCGCTCTGCGCAGGGTGGAGCAGGTGTCGAGCGAACTGCGCGAATTGAACGTGCATTTGGAGGAACGAATCGAAGAACGGACGGAGGCGCTTCGCCGGACGAATGAAACATTGGAGCAGAGAAACAGGGAGCTCGGCAGATTGGAGAGGTCCAGACGTCATCTGATGACCAATATATCCCACGATTTGCGAACGCCGATTACCCTTTTACAGGGATATTTGGAAGCGATACAAGACGGAGTGGTAAAATCGGGGGAACAGCAGCAGAAATACATCCGGATGATGCTCGGCAAGGTAGTCGGGCTTAACCGGCTTATAGGAGATTTGTTTGAGCTTGCAAAGCTGGAAGCGGGTCAGCTGCGGTTTGATTTGTCGGAGGTCAAGCTGTCAACGTGGATGGAGCAGCTGCGCGATCAGTATGAAATCGATGTCCGCAGTGGAGGTCATGTCTTTGCTTGCGAATATAGCACCGGTACCGACGTTCACGGGAAACAAGTGGAGCCCGACCGCATTTTGCTTAATCTCGATTTGCCGAGAATGGATCAAGTTATGGCCAACCTTATCTACAATGCAATTAAACATACTGAAGCGGGAGGCAAGATAGCGCTTTCTTTCACTTATATTCACGGGGACGGACGAGTCGTTGCAAGTGTGTCCGATACGGGCATCGGCGTTGGAGCCGAACATCTGCCGTACATTTTCGACCGCTTTTATAAGATAGAGATTTCCAGAAACTCCGCAGATGGGGGCAGCGGACTCGGCTTGGCAATTGCCAAAGAGATTGTCGAGGCTCACGGCGGCATTATCGGTGCGGATAGCGTACCGGGTACCGGCACTGTTCTATGGATTGCGCTTCCTGCTTCCCTTGCCTGA
- a CDS encoding helix-turn-helix domain-containing protein, whose amino-acid sequence MTMTMGDRLRELRLKKNISQEEVARQIGITRSAYSHYEINNRQPVYETLKKLAVLFNVSLDYIIGGEPVKHDPPVSPEAIEIIRILNSMDQDKRKQSIDRMMAVIRQAE is encoded by the coding sequence ATGACTATGACTATGGGAGACCGATTGAGAGAACTTCGACTAAAGAAAAATATTTCTCAGGAAGAAGTAGCCAGGCAGATTGGAATTACCCGTTCCGCTTACAGTCATTATGAAATCAACAACCGCCAACCGGTATACGAAACTTTGAAGAAGCTTGCCGTTTTATTCAATGTCTCGCTCGATTATATTATTGGCGGCGAACCGGTCAAACACGATCCTCCGGTATCACCGGAAGCGATTGAAATTATCCGAATTCTAAACAGCATGGACCAGGATAAGCGGAAGCAATCGATCGATCGAATGATGGCTGTCATCAGACAAGCTGAGTAG